One segment of Methanoculleus taiwanensis DNA contains the following:
- a CDS encoding roadblock/LC7 domain-containing protein encodes MLKQILGEFLKLDGVTAAVVAGRDGFVIESVVAGDVDIEALGAMASTGMGTSEAMSMELGQGEMHQMLVELENGPILLSPLSEDELIAIVANANVNVGRIRYELKKNRDRITAAL; translated from the coding sequence ATGTTAAAACAGATTCTTGGAGAGTTCTTGAAACTCGACGGCGTGACCGCTGCCGTCGTCGCCGGACGGGACGGCTTTGTCATTGAAAGTGTGGTTGCAGGCGATGTGGACATCGAAGCGCTCGGAGCGATGGCGTCGACCGGCATGGGAACATCGGAGGCGATGAGCATGGAACTCGGGCAGGGGGAGATGCACCAGATGCTGGTCGAACTTGAGAACGGCCCGATCCTTCTCTCGCCGCTCTCCGAAGACGAGCTGATCGCTATCGTCGCGAATGCGAACGTCAACGTGGGCAGGATCAGATACGAGCTGAAGAAGAACCGTGACCGGATAACCGCCGCACTGTGA
- a CDS encoding roadblock/LC7 domain-containing protein: MLPEGTTLGKMQSTLANIMTVSPGFTGALTITGPDGGGFLVVEGGQPIAARFEEEERVYIINGEKALDYLYGRPTLDCTMMAYTPEELDAAWEYCRDSGCLAVEEEPDGEEPASPEPMMSEERLAQIGKQPGVIAVSVFHEGFALQSIGNADVEQVAAVAEDLLRAGVKIVSDMEMGDLNQMILESPDGKLIIAPYGDLYICVFTGPDAHLGLIRLAIRGIQEET, encoded by the coding sequence ATGCTGCCTGAAGGGACAACGCTTGGCAAGATGCAGAGCACTCTCGCAAACATCATGACCGTCAGCCCCGGGTTCACCGGAGCACTCACCATCACCGGCCCGGACGGCGGCGGATTTCTCGTCGTCGAAGGGGGGCAGCCCATCGCCGCGAGGTTCGAGGAGGAGGAGCGGGTTTACATTATCAACGGCGAAAAAGCGCTCGATTATCTCTACGGCAGGCCGACGCTCGACTGCACGATGATGGCATACACCCCCGAGGAACTCGACGCGGCATGGGAGTACTGCAGGGATAGCGGCTGCCTTGCCGTCGAAGAGGAACCTGACGGGGAAGAACCCGCCAGTCCCGAACCGATGATGAGCGAAGAGAGGCTGGCACAGATAGGTAAGCAGCCGGGCGTGATTGCCGTCTCGGTATTCCATGAGGGATTTGCGCTCCAGTCCATCGGTAACGCAGACGTCGAACAGGTTGCCGCCGTCGCGGAGGATCTCCTCCGGGCAGGCGTGAAGATCGTCTCGGATATGGAGATGGGCGATTTAAACCAGATGATCCTCGAGTCTCCCGACGGCAAGCTGATCATCGCGCCGTACGGCGATCTCTATATCTGCGTCTTCACCGGGCCCGATGCACACCTCGGACTCATCAGGCTGGCCATCCGGGGCATCCAGGAAGAGACCTGA